The window TTTGTGTCTCATCACATTTGTCCTGGGGGCATTCCCTGTTCCCAAAGCCAcagggattatttttattattaagaaTAAAGGCCATTGACTTCAGAATTTGGGGCAAAACTTGTCAAGTGGAGGAACTCTGAACACCATTTTTGAACTGATGATGTTTTCAAGTGGCCAAATGTGTAAATTATTGTTGCTGGGAAGAGGTGTTGGACTGATCCCAAGTAAATCAGCCTTAAACTGAGCTGGGAGAACCAGCATGGGGGCTGAGAGGTGGCTGTTGTGGGGGTGAATTCcatgggagagaggaggaaagtgGGGATAAACAGGCAGAACAGCGGGAAGAGGTTGAGTGAAGCAGCTGGTTGGTGGGAGCGGAGCTGAGGGCAAAAGATCCACAGAGGTGAAGGTATGGATGAGGAATTCTGGTCCCAGGAGGATGGGAATGACTTGCTGGTGTGGCTGGAGCGAGAAAACAGGGAGAACTGGGATAGTGGAGAAGTTTCTCCCTGCAGTCCTGCAGTGCTTGCCTGGATTTAGATCAAATTCTGCATTCGTGTTGTGTGAGGGAGAGACACATTCTGGGTGTTTAAATTCCTGGTTTAATccattgcttttgtttccaggTGTTTCTTCCATGTCTCCCCATTATCCTGAGCTCAGAACTGTGCTGAATTCCTGCAGTAGGAGTTCCCTGGGATCAGCTCTGGCTCTGAGCCCCTTCCAACCCTCAGACACCTCACACCTTGTCCTTCTCCCCCGTCTTTCAGGTCGCCAAGGAATTTGGCTTCAGGAATAATGGCTTTTCCGTGTACACCAACAGGAACAGGACAGGGGAGATCACAGCAGCCCAGAACAAATCCCTCAACCTGCTCAAAATCAAGTGAGTCCCCGTGGGAAGGGTTTTTCCAGCATGGGGGGCTCTGCTCAGACCTTCCAAAAtgggcagcagtgggaaaaaTCACATCCTATGTGCAGTGTGTCCCTGGAATGTgccagctggcagctgccttGGGAAGGCTGTGGCTTGATCCACATGGGATCCACACtactccttttccctcctggagctgTTACCTCTCTCCATAGGTTCcctttgcctttttctccatcttttccCCTCGGTTGTGTCTCTTGATGGAAGGGTTTTGCATTTATTGTGGCAAATgaccagagcagcaggaagaggtgGCTGATGGAGCAGCTTCCAACTGCCACCTGAGCTAGTCTGATTATACTTTGGGACACATTCCATGCTCTTCCATGTTCCAGGAGGttggctgggaagcagctccagcTTCCTGGGTGCTGTTTCCCACCCCTCCCACTACCTGTGTGCTGTCTCCCACCCCTGCAGGCACGGGGATATGCTGTTCCTGTACCCCCTGAGCCCAGCTGGCTCCTCCTCAGAGACCATGGACACCTCTGTCTCCCAAAATTCCCGGCCTGGGGCTGCCCCCCAGGTGGTGGAGGATGAGATCGACCAGTACCTGATCAAGCAGGATGGGAAGATTTACCGGAACCGAGACCAGCAGCTGTGAGTGGGGGGGTGTTGTGTGTGTTCCTGCTGTGTCCAGAGTTTGGAATGTCATGTCTGagcccagcagccagggaatgtcCCGAGCAGGAGCACTCTGAGCCCTCAGATCCAGCCACTTCTCATAAAGGGGAACACAGAAGCGAGGGGAATGAGTGGAAGTGTCCCGTGACAGAGGTGTGGAATTGGGACTTGGGTCTTTCCCTGCTTAGTTTTTTACTTCCCTTCCATCACGTGCCTTTCTGACCTTTGTGAAACCAGGGAGTCCCTTTTGCTCACAAAAATGCACCAAAGTCCCACTTCTCAAAGCTCCTCCGTGCAAGAGCCTTTGGGAAACAAAGCAGCTTCTATTTGTGTAAAAATAATACAACAATGGGTTAAACCCACCCAAAATCTACACTGGTGCTGCTAAAACACCCCCTGGGGGGGTGATGGGGTTTTATTGCTCAGCATTAACGTCCCAGTTGGGTTCCAGTTGTGGCCTTGGGGCTGGAACCCTCTGGAAAGAGACTCCTGAAAGGGTTTGAGGGAAAATTTTAAAGGCAACCAGGAATTGTTGCTGAAACAGAATCATCTGCCCTTCCCTGTGGTGTTGTCCCCCATATGGTTTAtcctcagtgctgcagcagcagggaaatgtGTGGAAAATCCTCTCTGACCTTCCTTGGCTGACCATAAGTGATGGGATGTCACATTATTGAAGCAATAAAGGCAAAACCCACCACTCTGTGGTGAAAACATTGTCTTGAGCTTGCCCACACTTTTCAAGGAATCAATGAAGTTGTTCCTAGCAGAGAGCCAAAGCCCAGGGGATAAAAGGAGGTGTCTGGGCTTGTTCCTGGGTTTGGGAGGGTGGATCAATCTCAAGTGAAGGATGCTGAGTGCATTAGCAGCATTTAGGGCTCCTTTCTGTACATTATCGGCCACAAAACCTCCTTAAAATCAATCCTGCAACTGGATCCCATCCATTGTCTCCACACACCAACCTCCAGTGCCCTTCctttggaaagcagcactgtCTTAGTGCTGGGGGGGATTTTATTGTtggtttaggatttttttaaagcaatcaCCACAAAAGGAGAGGTTTTCTCCTCTAACTCTACCCTGCAGGGTTTATCTGccaaaaaaaacacacacttGGTTGTTCCAGCCCATCCTCCAGTGCCTGATAAGGGATGAATGTTTTGGGTGGCTTTTTGTTAAAACCTGCCCTGCCACATGGCCTGGAGATTCTTTGAATTTGAAGAGTCTGAATTCTTTGAACTTGAAGGGTTGTGAAACCTGACCTGACGTGGATTGAGGTGATTTTTGGGACAGcagagccccttcccagggacATAAGGAGGGTTTGATCTTGACCTGAGACTCTCAGGTTTAACTTCAACCTGGACAAGATAATTCAAGTCCAattcatcaggaactggagtgacaggataaggagggatgggttcaaactgaaagaggagaaatttatgttagatattaggaaaaaattcctccctgtgagggtggggaggccctagcacaggttgcccagagaagctgtggctgccccatccctggaagtgtccaaggccaggttggatggggcttggagcaacctgggatagtggaaggtgcaggaagtggaactggatgagctttaatgtctcTTCAAATCCAAACCAGTCCATCATTCCATGACCCCTCTGTAGCATTCCCTGGGGGCTGGAGAATTGCTCAGAACTCCATGTAGTTCTTCCACACCAAAATTACTCAAGAGCAACTCTTACAGTCTGATTTTTCCATTATCAAATAAGATTTAACCCCACTTCAGTTCCCATATTAAATGAGATTTAAccccatttctctctctctctctgcccaggTGTCGTCACGGCCCCCTGGGTAAATGTGTTCACTGTGTCCCACTCGAGGTAAGAGCCCCAGGAGGGTGCTACAAACTCACACCAGTTTCTCCCAGTATGAACATTTTTCCTAGGAGTGGAAcacttttccaggctggaatcctgctgtgcactgctggctctgggctCACTAAAGCTCCAGGCCTTTGTGACCCCGGGTTTATCCTGGTTAATGATGGTTTTCTGCAATAATGAGTTTAGCagaaagtgctttaaaaagtgctccatttttcctccctcttcattttttcctgtatcttcTTGTTTCATCCCTTGTATCCCAGCACTTTCCAGTTGAACcacctggcacaggttgcccagagaagctgtggctgccccgtccctgaaagtgtccagggccagattggacagggcttggagcaacctgggctagtggaaggtgtccctgcccatggcagggggtggcactggatgatctttaaggtcccttccaacccaaaccattccatgatttcatgATTATTCAGCTTGAAGCAGCTTTAGCCTCCAAACGTGCTGGGCTGTGTAATTTATGGCACGAAGCAGCAGCCACCCCTCCAAAGGGGATCCTGgccattccaggattctgttCCCCACTGCTGGAAGTGCTCTGGAAGCCCTTGGCCGTGTTGGAGCAGCTGGCTCCTTGTTTGTTGCTAGATATCgaaaggaaaaggctttttgCCTTTGAGGCTCGTTCTGATTTGTGGAGCCAATCTGTCACCAGAGCAGGAGGCGACCATAAAACTCACCGTTGTGAAGCTGCACTGTTTGTATCCCAGTAGTAGCTGCCTTGAAAATGAGCCTGAATTTCCTTGATTGCTTCCACATTGGTGGGGTTGACTCTGGAACATCCATTTGCTCAGTGATCAGGGTGTTATCAGACAGGTGCCTGACCTGCCTTTGCTCTGTGTGGTGTTTTTGGCAGCCGTTCGATGAGGATTATTTGAACCATCTGGAGCCTCCTGTGAAGCACATGTCATTCCATGCCTACATCAGGAAGCTGACCGGAGGGGCAGACAAGTAAGAAAAGCTCTGGGTTTAAGGGAATCTGGTtgtagcttcttttttttgttgttttaaacacAAATGAGAGTACAGACAGATCTCAGCGTGGGATACGAGGATTGAATGGCAAATTGAGGAGGAAACgtgttgaaaaataaaagaaaaaaggaaaaggcagagaaaaaaataatctggctttttattttaggggttttattctttctagttttccttttttttctgtggcaaTGTAATTACTCCCAGGAAACACTCCTGATGGGGGGAGAAGGCCAGATGGAAGGAAAGAGGTTCCCTAGTTACACCAAGCTCCAAGCCTGGTTCTCGAATTCCATGGACATAAGTTACACAGAGGTGTATCTCCATGCTATTCCTAAATAccactgggattttttaaatctctctggGAGATGCAGCCCAACTTCCATTTGAAGGGAACTTCCCTTTCCAGGAAACCTCATGAACATGAAAGGAGCTCTGATTTGCCCGAGTGCTACAACCTGTTACTTCCCACATGCTCCATAAATTACTGCTCCAAAAGCATTTACTGTGGTAACAgcagccttctcttcccccatttcccttctcttccccccttttctcttcccccctctcccagggGGAAGTTTGTAGCCCTGGAGAACATCAGCTGTAAGATCAAGTCGGGGTGTGAGGGACACCCTCCCTGGCCAGAGGGGATCTGCACCAAGTGCCAGCCCAGCGCCATCACCCTCAACAGACAGGTGAGACTGAGCTCATGGCACCTCACAGGGGCCTTGGCTTCCCTTTTGGGAGAGGTGACTTCCAGAACAGCCAGCCTGGAGCACGAAGCCTCCAGGTGTCAGGGAAATCCTGCCCAGCTTCTTCAGGCCTTGCAGTAAAGGGTTCCAAAATGTCCTGGGTCagcagttccctcccagtgtgGAGGACTGAGCTGGCAGCACTAGTGATGAATCCTGCTGTTTTTCCTCAGGGGATCCAAAAGGCCACTCAGCTTCTTGTTTCCTCTTGAATTTCAGTGTCATTTTACTCGCAGAGGCTCTTGGGGTGAAGGTCCCAGCAGAGACCCCGAGGTTCCCGGGGTGCTCAGCGCATCCCACACTCCAGCCCATGGTGGGacctgctgggcagggagcagtgctgaggggtgggagctgagcagaggggagagggagggagccCCCAGCTTCCCCCACGCCTGCCGTGGCAGGATCCCGCTCCAGAGGGGTGGTGTGAGTGAGTCCTGGGAAGGCACCGGAGCCAGCGGAGGACGGCCTGACGCTTGAACTTTGTCAAACAGAAATACAGGCATGTTGACAACATCATGTTTGAGAACCACACAATTGCAGATCGCTTCCTAGACTTCTGGAGGAAGACAGGGAACCAGCATCTGGGATATCTGTACGGCCGGTACACGGAGCACAAAGACATCCCGCTGGGCATCCGGGCAGAGGTGGCGGCCATCTATGAACCCCCCCAGGTGAGCCCCCACTGCTCCCGGGGTCCCCTCATGGTTGGGGGACACAGAAACACCTGCTGAGTGTGGGAAAACCTCACTCGTCGTTTCCAGCCACAGCTCCACAAGGAAAACTGTCCCGAGGAAAAGATGATGGGATTTATGTCCTTAATGTCACCATCAGCTACTGCCACCGAGAGATTTTTAAACCCAGATTTGCTTTTTGTTGGTTCCCCgcctttttttcatattaatcttatttatattatttctgattatgtatttataatatattattatattattatttttatttaatataatactacattatattattttgtatattacatttttagattatattttattaatatattctttttaatatctatttttatttatgttatatGTTTTACATTACTCCGTGTTCAAATCATTTAAATCCAGGGTGACTGTAAAAGTGGATTTCACTTTTCATCTTCCCTCATTTCCTGGATTTCCAGGAAATTTTCCAAGAAATTCTGTGCTAGGAACAAAACAGTTGCAGCCCTTGCTGCAAttccttcccagctctctgggaaAATTTAAGCAGCTTAATTAGACAGAATGAAATCCAAATGATTTGAAGGCAGAACGGTGGAGAGGCTGAGGATGAGTTGGGCTGGAGTCCCCACTAGATGGGGCACGGCACCGCTTGGCTTCACATGGTCTGAGCCCTCCTCCTGTGCTTCCTTCATCCTGGTGactcctgcagcagtgccagagtgAAATCCAACAGATTGCCAGTGGAAGAGGAACAAATGGATCCTTGGGAATGTGTGTGAGAGCAGAGTTGCAGGGGGAGGTCTCTGGGGTGACACCAGACTCTGCTCCCatgctctgcctccctccctaCAGTGGTtatcctggggtttttttcctgttctctctcACTAACAAGTGTCTCTCTGCTGCAGATCGGGACACAGAACAGCCTGGAGATCCTGGAGGATCCAAAAGCCGAGGTCGTGGATGAGATCGCGGCAAAGCTTGGCCTGAGGAAGGTCAGGATGTGTTGGAtcgtgtgtgtctgtgtgtggcagggaaagaaatcaGCAGACCAAGACCTTTTGGGTTACCTGAATCTCACTTAAGTGTCAGCAGCTTTTTTAGGTATAAAATATACGTTTTTAGGtataaaaccccaaaccagagGGTTTTCCTGAGCACACACCCCTCACGAGGCAGTGCAGCTGCAGTTGGAGTCATGAGGGACATCAGAGGCTGGAGCAAAGCAACAGAAACAccatttcccctttctttcccctcagaCAGGAGCCGCTTCTGGGAGCATCTCCCAGGCAAGTGCTAATTTGGCACAGATGGAGCTGGACTTGCTTCCGTGCTCCTtttccaggagcaggagctcccCTTGGATTTTATTGCCTTCCATGAGGTCTCTTGGTGCTGTAGGGAGTGAGTTGTGTGGTTTAGGGGTGCAGGTCCCCCTCAGTTCCATCCTGCCAGTCATCCCTTCGGGGTCCACTGGTTTCCTGACATCCCTCAAACCTGCGCTGATATTTTCCTGTTTGGGAGCACCATTGGTATGGTGGGAATGCCAGGAATGGGATGTACACAAACAAGATTTGACTTGCTAAAGAAAACTCGACTGGGAGAAGGCTCAGTGCAGACTGTAAACATCTGTGGGGAGGGCTTTGTTCTCCCAGATAAGATCTCACCCCTCGCCAGAGGCTGGAGCAAgacttctgtgtgttttatttattaccaTGTTTTCCCTCCGCTTCTCCcatcagatatttttaatcCACGGGATTTAACACGTCACTGAGTGCTGGCTGCAGGGTTTGGTCTgtctgggctctgcagggagctctgcctCGGGAGGGTTAATGCTGTGGGGGCTGGGATTGGCACAGGGGTGGAGAGGGTTCGTCCCGAGGTGTGTGTACACATGGCACACGTGTGTGGAAGGGATGCCCGCTCCAGGGGTTATTGGTGTGTACATGCACACACCAGTGTGCAACCACAGAAAGCAGGAATGTGTTTTTTGGGTCGGGACAGACTCCAGTTTGGAATGAATCGCACTCCATTATGAGCTTCCTCCTAACCAGAGCTTGTGAGGTTCAAACTGGGATCATGTGAGAGGTTCAAACTGGGACCATgtgagctgctccaggcactCTGTAGGAATTGCTTTCTGCTGGGAGGTGGGAGGCACAGAGGCCTCTTGCAGCCTCCAGatctttccatgaaaaatattcCATAGTGAAACATAACACTGCAGGTGCCCTGGCCAGCCAGCTGGcatgctgctgctcctggaaatGGGATTCCAAGAGCCCGGCACAGCTGGGAGAGCCATTCCCTGCAGGCAGCGTGCACAGGGCCGAGGGGAGCCAAGAACATCGTGTCCTGTGAGCTGAAAATGTATAAGCTCTTCTGGtttccttcttgtttctttttttttttttttctttttgtcctttttgtccTTAAAGCAACGTTCTCCATCACCCTTTGTAGGTCGGCTGGATATTCACTGACCTGGTCTCTGAGGACACACGGAAAGGCACCGTTCGATACAGCAGGAACAAGGTGAGATCCAGGTGGGACCCAGCTAATTCCAGCtgctgagccagggcagggcaggggtgcaGGTGACACTGGAATTCTTGTGAAATGGGGTTTTTCAGGTGCTTCTGAAGGAAAGGGAGCTTGAACCCTTCCAACTGTTTGGGATTGAGctgtctggagagcagggagagctgcctgcagcccttCATCCCTCTGCTTTAATGAAATGATGCtcctggaatcatggaatggtttgggttggaaaggattttaaagcaCATCCGGTGCCAgtcccttgccatgggcagggacaccttccactagcccaggttgctccaagccccatccaacctggccttggacactcccagggatgggagtttctctgggcaacctgtgccagggcctcaccaccctcacagggaaggatttcctcccatctaaccctgccctttTTAGGATTAGTAAAACTCCGTGGAGTGGAGGGAGTGGGGGGTGTGAGGTGCAAACCCAGAGTGACTCAGAGGATGTTCCCATGGGCTGGGCTTTGTGACACATACGTGGCTCAAACTTCGACCTCCTCAGCTTCCTGTGGTTGTAAACCCAGTGATATCCATATTTGGAAAGTGAaacttcagtttgaaaaaaaaaaaaagaatggtgTGTAAATGTGGGTGGGGACTCTCCGTGGGACAGTCCTGagccagctcagggctggggagctgaCAGGTCACATTCCTGTCCcgggctctgcagcagctttccACGAAAGCGTGTTTTCCTGGGGTGTTGGTCGTTTCCCttggctgcagcccagggaaatAGGTCTGGGCTACGTCACGCTGTCCTTTCGCTGACTGGCACTGGTGCTCTCCCCTCAGGACACGTATTACCTGAGTGCAGAGGAGTGCATCACAGCTGGCAACTTCCAGAACCAGCAGCCCAACATCTGTCGCCTCTCCCCAGATGGGCACTTTGGATCCAAGTTTGTCACGGTTGTGGCTACAGGTATAAACTGGCCCCAGCTCTCTGGGTTACACCTGAGTTACTTCTTGTTAGTAGAAGAATATGCCAAAAATGACACGCCCTGATCCCCATCTGTCCTGTTTAACAAGGGTTTTACTCTGTCACCTAAAATACTTCTTCATTCTTTGTTCTATCCTCTCTACAATTGTTACTCGTTATTtatttacctattttttttactttacaaCTATCTAAAGAAACTTATATGAGGCTCAGACCCACCTCTCTGATCCAGAAatccctctctgcctgcagccagggcaATAACTGGGTCTCACTTCTCTGTTTCAAATCTTTAAGCTCCACGTTCTGTTGCCTGGAAGCAGCAGTGCAGAACCACAACAATCCAGATCCTTAAAGTTGTGGATTAATTCCTCCTTCAGGACGTTCAGGGGGAAGCTTTATCTCCCTTGTGTCACTGTCAGGGAAACCCTGACGTGGGGTttgaaaacatacttttttgGCTGAATAAAACAGAAGCGCCTGCAAAGTGCTTATGCTTAAAACCTCTGGATTTAGCCATTTTCAGGGAATCTCCAGAGGCACTGTggatgggctgggctgggaggggggacacTGGCATGTGGTAGGAGGGCTGGAGTGCTCCCAgttctctctgctcttctccatgGGATGACACATGTCTTCATTTAAACCTTCCCTGGAGCAGAATCGCTGAGTTCTGGGTCTGTTTAACACAATGAAAAACCCTCATGACTTCCAAATAACATCCAGTGTGAAAAGTGAAAGTGGGATGGGATGTTGCCTGCCCTGAGCCCGGCTTTGTAAGGCTTCCCGGGgcctttttttcagtgaaaaagctCTTTTTCAGTCAACAGGCCCATTCCTGTACATTCCAGACTGCTAAACACATCCATCTCTCATTAAAGATAGATCTgtatctctctctttttttatatatatatttatttcaggtttttttttaaacaaggtgTTTTACTGAGCAAACAGACTTTGTTCAGACCTTCCCCCCGTCCTGGTCTATGTTTAATTTCTAGGAGTGTTTGTTCTGGAGCAGTGAGTGATTGAGGTTACAGATCAAAGGGTAGAAAAGGAATATTTCCTCTTTGCTGTTCCAGCTAATTTCATTCTCCTCTGTTCAATCAGCCCAGCAGGTTTCTATTTAAACACTTGAGTCCTTCCTTTTGTGCCACAGAAATGTATTTGGATAGTTTGCCTCAACTTTGCCTTTAAGTCCTCTCCATGGATTAATTCCTATCCCCTCCTGAATTCCTAGCTTTGGAAATAGTAATGTTTTCCTACCATCTGCCTCTATCCTCTCTTTCCAGTTGTATTCCAGTGACACATGACCTGATGTTGCTTACATTATCCAAAGGAAAGCGCCAAGCATGTGATCCCTCCGTGAGCCAGGCTCTTAATTCCCACTTTCCATGTCAGATTTCCACCAAAGCATccaggacaggctgagaaaaCACTGTTTAGGCCTGACATGACCAGGGGATCTGCAGCTCAGGGTTCCTTGGGAATGCTGtgcctgggttttgtttggaaaaggaGACACCTGCAGGGTAGT is drawn from Chiroxiphia lanceolata isolate bChiLan1 chromosome 19, bChiLan1.pri, whole genome shotgun sequence and contains these coding sequences:
- the NPLOC4 gene encoding nuclear protein localization protein 4 homolog, which gives rise to MAETIIIRVQSPEGVKRITATKRETVATFLKKVAKEFGFRNNGFSVYTNRNRTGEITAAQNKSLNLLKIKHGDMLFLYPLSPAGSSSETMDTSVSQNSRPGAAPQVVEDEIDQYLIKQDGKIYRNRDQQLCRHGPLGKCVHCVPLEPFDEDYLNHLEPPVKHMSFHAYIRKLTGGADKGKFVALENISCKIKSGCEGHPPWPEGICTKCQPSAITLNRQKYRHVDNIMFENHTIADRFLDFWRKTGNQHLGYLYGRYTEHKDIPLGIRAEVAAIYEPPQIGTQNSLEILEDPKAEVVDEIAAKLGLRKVGWIFTDLVSEDTRKGTVRYSRNKDTYYLSAEECITAGNFQNQQPNICRLSPDGHFGSKFVTVVATGGPDNQVHFEGYQVSNQCMALVRDECLLPCRDAPELGYAKESSSEQYVPDVFYKDIDKFGNEITQLARPLPVEYLIIDITTTFPKDPVYTFSISQNPFPIENRDVLGETQDFHSLATYLSQNTSSIFLDIISDFHLLLFLVTNEVMPLRDSISLLLEAVRTKNEELAQTWKKSEQWATIEQLCSTVGVPLSGMQEYGAMGGSSHAVAAAMWPCQHCTFMNQPGTDHCEMCSLPRS